The sequence below is a genomic window from Cucumis melo cultivar AY chromosome 5, USDA_Cmelo_AY_1.0, whole genome shotgun sequence.
ccatttggtcaatgtagacgtcactttaatgccttcttctcgacgctcccaaaaccaacaTTGTAGCAAAActcgaacattttcaaggaatgaagcaataggcaaatctctaggttctttcagtatagaattcatggactctgttatatttgttgtcatcatgttatatcgtcttcctggacagtgaacacgagaccaccgtgctattccaacatcatttaaatattttcctgaaccattaggaaatgcaagaagatgtctccatgcttctacaaacgttgattcatgatatgttctcgatgcattataaaacaaagtagcaaccgtgtcattcttatatctatcatgcaaattttgactcaaatgttggatACAAAGACCGTGGAATGCAGAGGGGAAAAttgatgaaatacccttggagaagcatgttttccgatctgtcacgaagcctagattaggcacctcccctattgcacctttcaatttttctaagaaccactgtattgagtcatctgtttctctatcaactactccaaaggctagaggatagatctgattgttaccatctaagcaaacggccactatcaactgaccccaatatttgttcttaagaaatgttccgtccatgactatgaccggtctaatgcaatttaagaatcctcaaACACATGGaccaacagccataaaaagatatttaaagaaacgatcatcttcgagttccatgtgaaatattgtatctggatttgtaaatttgagtgctttACCATATTTACGCAAAAGATTATACGACTCTTCAagagaccctcgcactcgttcatatgcattttctctggcacgccatgctttctcataactcatatttatgtcaTAGTCTTGCCttatgtcttctatgatatcacgtggtttgtatatgcgaccgggtcccttgaatttggactttattaattctccaacaacccaagattttgcttgcctatggtcacgattcaaaaactcaagagaacatgaatgaactttcacatactttttaatcttgaatatatttgaatccttcagtctaaccgctcgcaatctccaaccacaattgttgtcgatgcatctaacgaaaagaacctcttttgtagacttttttactacaaactgaaaaaaaaaattcattgccaacacacttaatctcattgacaaatctcttttgcaaaaaaagatttgtcctacatccaactcttcacttgtagagctttcttcgaaccagccacttccttttgtcttcaacttccgactaaaggagctgtagtcaactttatcttttcctttgcaatcttttgtaggagcatctctttgttctgggatgtcaaacaattcattatacatctcaactgactcccatgtaaaagtatcatcttttgaatgatatgactcatatgattcccatatagccgaattggtccctatcatgttatcacacaagccaacctgaacttcaccaatatcaacttcattctcatctaatgtatccattccaattggaggatgggggtttaaattttgaacttggttgctcccagatactaaattgtaatctttgtttaacactttcatgcttcggttgcttgtaggctcaaatgataagtatagggggacctccaatggattttcactaagaatataaaacttcaaatcacggtcattgcttaactcaaatggaggagcttccttttcccctttgatctcatatatacatcttatctttatgtcgaactttgtagggtcaacttctgcaaggtcatataattcatactgtaaatctttgtgcgttatttctttactgacaacaatgccttttaacactcatccttcatattttcttcgtccctcatcccatgcaccaccgtgacgcactaaaatccgaacatgtgccatccttaaactaccttaagtagttttgtatcttcaaaaattgatttgaacttaagaacctacaagatgcgtgcaagatgtaaagaaataacaaaaataactgcaagatgtgtgcgggcctaagagagttactaaacatgcaaagaatagctctaaatggattaggaggtgtaccaatttgattttcaaataaatagtgaaagtttggaacgtgcgagatgtgtgcgagatacgtacgagataaagcatgagagcctaagagagttactaaacatgcaaagaatagctctaaatggattaggaggtgtaccaagttgattttgaaataaatagtgaaagtttggaacgtgcgagatacgtgcgagataaagcatgagtgcctaagagagttactaaacatgcaaagaataactctaaatggattaggaggtgtacccagttgattttgaaataaatagtgaaagtttggaacgtgcaagatacgtgcgagataaaaaaaaatacgtgcgagataaaaaaaaaacattcattccttctattcctattgcttactcctcctctatttgatccaactaaatcctcatcctctagttcaattcatttttcactacccattgaactttctaagaaccaaaaaccaaactttgactaaactaatttacgacaaataagtccaattccaaaaaccagacaattacggatgaaaatagcaccaaataccccaaccaaacatttacttacagcagataaattgaaaatcggttagacatgaaactcacccaaataagagaaaatgctcgaagttgattgaatggttcgaagaggagcgacgaaatgcactggacaacgatcgacgaagggcaagcgacgaaggccAAGCGATGATGGGCGGAGTAGGTTtaggtgttctacgcgaaagaaaagagaagggaaagggaactatacgcgaaagagaaggaatcgatcatggagagaagggaaagcaaacgtggaagagggaaaggaaaagaagggcatttttgtccattcacacccaaattgtcctaaaagtctttcttttgaaaacttgtcccaaaattcatttaaacctCTTTTTTTAACCCATTTTTGGCCATTTCCCAAATATAAATAGTTAAACAAACCATAAGAAACACTAAAAAATCATATCTTTTAGATTACAAAGAATTAAAGCATCCCAAAGTACTTAAACCCAAAAAAGTACTTTTGTTTCAAAAGGGCATTAGGGTAAAAAATGTATCATATCTAAATAGTAAAACGACCGAAAATTTAGGGCAAAGCCCAATTTCGACTCAACCAATTCAATTTCATTTCATTCCAATATTGTGGAGACGAGCAATATAAGATATATCCGTTTGGTTGGATTAAAACAAGCTCTGTACAGCCATCAGTGAGCGTCATTGCACAAATGTCGTTCTCTATAAGATAAAGTGTTGAATGTGGGCATCTGAAATCTATAAATGGATAAGCATTCATGCAAGAAAAAGTTGCACTTTGGAGATGGCTGCTGCTTCTGCTTCGCTGATTCTCCCCATCAATGGAGGAAACCTTCCGCCTTCCCAATACCTCTCTTTCCGCCATAGTCACCCTTCTGCTACTTTCTCCAGGTAATTTCCGCTTCTTCTTCAGATACCCATTTCACCAATCGATCTAATTGATGGGCCTTCCCCCTTTTTCCTGGCATGTGGATTCTATCTGTGTAATTGGGCTTCTTTTCTTGCTTTTCATGAATAAATTTCTTTGTAAATTTGGGGATTTGTATCTAAACTTTTGTATGTTGTCAAAGTCTTTGCACCAATTGGTGTTTGATGGTTTCTGGAAAATGTTACAAGTTAGAGAGTGATGAATCGAagcttctcttttcttcttcttcttctctctctctctctctctctctctctctctctctctcacgtTTTGGAATTATTGAGTTCCTTGCTCTGGTTATTGGTTAAGGCATTTAGTTTTTCCATGTTCTGATTTCGTTGGTCATGCTTGGAGAAGTTTGGCGCTTACTTTCATGAGTTGGGGATGTAAGTGTCATGCTTATTTGAGTTTCATGAGTTGGGgatgatcaaattaattaattaattttacatAATTGCATTACTTGTGTTGAAGCATGCCACTTGTTCTGACGTTTTCTCTTCCATCTTGATCTACAACCTGATAGTAAAACTCATGTGGTGGTGGTTGTACTTTAATCAGAAATAATGTGATCTCATTAGAATTGAGTTACAAATAGGATCAGATAAGAATTCTAGACCAAGAAACTCTTATACAACATCTAAATGAGTTCCAATCACTAAACCAGTACATCTAGCTTGATCATCTTCTATTGTGAGTCTTCTTCACAACTCTCTCTTACTGTAACCCTTGCTCATTATTCATTTCTTCTGTGAAGGGCATGATAAAAATGGTGGTTGTAAATACATTATTCATAACTCTTTTCTCTAGCTGGTGGTTGTAAATACAAAGCATGATAAAGATAGCTCTCCAGAATGGCAGAGTTTTAAGCTAAACACCCGTGTGTCCTACACAACCATTCCCCAGCTGAATTATATCCTCACTAATGGAGTCAGGAAAGCACCATGGCAAGCCATAAGTCTAGAATAGATTAGCCTAGAGGCTATTGGCGACAACACTATGTAAGAAGAGACGCCCGGGGTTTTCCAGCCTGTCTTTTGTAAACATGGTCTTGGATTCTTTTGTAGCCGATCATTAGTACATTGTTTTGTTTGAATACACATTCACATGAAAACTTTCACCTTTCTTGACACCTTGGCTTTCCAAATGATATCAACAAGGATCCGGTCAGAAGGAGCATGATTGAGAGAGGGATGGTCATGGGAAATGTTACAACTCTTGTTTTTGAAGTGTCATCTAACAAACAGGCAAAGACCTAGAAAGGAACTGAAACAATACTCtataaatttgtttaatttatttttgcctcgatctttgattttttttaaaaaaattaatttaattttcatgaaatagtattttttttgttgttaattgctgTACCATTCTTTATAGTTCCTTTTCCTTCCAGGTTGGGTTGGAGTAGGGACCAAGATGTTGGCAGAAGTACCCACAGAACGAGGGGTCAAGCATTTCGAATCTCTAATGTACGCTTCAACTCAAGGCTTCTACATGTTTAATGGCAATATATTTGGTTTGAATATGGTCAAAGATTTTGTAGGTATGTCATAGAGATTAATGTGGGGGGAGGGGGGTGATCCTTTATGGTAACATATATTTAGAGAAATTTTCTCCACACCCACTTGGATTTGAATATTGTTATAGTATATACATAATTGTAGGAGCTTATTAGTCTTTTGTCCTTTATTGTAATTTACTAGTTTTTATGTAGGGTTTTGATGTATGTCTATATATATTGAACTCTATTGTATAGAATGAACTGAAGGAGTTATTTCATATTTCGCTCTAACTACAACATGGTATTAGAGCCATCTAGGGTTTAAAACATTTGTCTATTTGTTTATTCTTTGACGACTACATTCCGTTAGGGTTTAAGTTTGGGTCACCAAGTTCGAGTGGTTGTTTGTTGACACTACCCACCTCAGAAGGAGCGCCACCATCGTTCGCCCTTGTCTGAGTTCGTCCCTCGTTGGAAGAAGCCATGTGTGAGCTTCACGCGTTGCCAGAAGACGTTGCCTTGTCCCCTATGCGTCGGCTCGTGGGAGGGTGTGGGAAATCCGTCTTGTGCTCCGTCGGTTGGGTTCGTCTCCATTTGTGTTTTTTGGTTGGTCTGTGCATTTGATTCCTTTGAAATCTAATCGGGTGTGAGGTTCTTTGGAAATATACCCTTTTGTTCTTAAGGTTTGTTGCTAATTTGGTCCAATTTGGACCGCCGTTGGTTAGGTGCGTCTCAAATCTTGGTTTCTGATAAGTTTGTGCCTTCAGTTCTGATGAAATCCATTTGGGTGTATTGatatttgaaagaaatttgattttttatagGTGTTGTGGTTGTTTTGGTCTATTTTGTGTCAATTTTTTGCTCATTCTATGACTGTTTTTTGCTCATTTGGTTTGGTGTGGTTGTTGGGTTTGGCGGGAGATTTTCCCTTTCTCAATGGGACCTAAACCAATGGGTACATCAACAGAACAAGATTCCATAGTGATGTCTAATTTGGTTTAATTGTGAGCTCAATCCATCCATGATTTGTCTACTAAACCTCAAAAGTACCAAAACTCGTCGAAAGCATCTCCTTCATCATTAGCATGTGCCTGTATTACAACCATTGCTAATTCAAGTGACATAAATCATTGTCTCTTTTCCTCCTCTACATAATGGGTTATAGACTTCGAATGACAGGTAATCccaaattattttttagaaCTATGTCATCTACATCCATTACTAGTGTTACCTTAGCAGAAGGATCAAAGTCTTCTGGTATTGGATCCGGCATTGTAAATGTCACCTAGGCCCATTTTCCGTCATCTGTTCTATATTTACCTCAGTTGTCATTTAACATGACCTCAATTGTTGTCTCATTCTATCCTGACTACTGCTCGTTTTAGGATCTTGTAACAAAGAAGATTATTGGGGGACGACATGAATTTGGAGAACTTTACAGTTTTGGTCACCAAGTATCGACATCAACAGTCGTTGCTTGTTTTGGAGTTGTTTCTCCTTTTGGTACCCATTGTCGTCTTGGTGATCAATCTCTCTCAGTCTTAAGAATGCTTTCTCCTCAGTTTCATAACTTGTCTTCATTGAATTATGACTTATGTCAGTTTCCCAAATTTCGTCGTCGTAGCTCCAGTCCTAGTGTTGATAAACATGCAAATTCATCCTTTGAGTTAGTTCATTATGATATTTGGGGTCTATGTTCAGTTGTGTCCAAAACTggatttcaatattttgttacCTTTGTTAATGATCACTTTCACATGACTTGGTTATGCTTTGTGAAAAATTGTTCTGATTTACTTTCTCATTTTTGCAATTTCCATGCTGAAGCTCGAACACAGTTTGATGTGTGCTTTAAAACCTTGAGAAGTAACAATGCTGGTGCGTATCTTTCAAAAGCACTTAATTCGTACCTTTGTACATATGGAATCATTTACTAATAATCTTGTGTTGATACTGCATCCCAAAATGGGATTGCGGAACAAAAGAATAGTCATCCTTTTGAAACTGCAGGAGTATTATCCTTTCAAATGCATGTTCCAAAGCATTTTTGAGTTGCATTTTCTACAACATGTTTTCTTATAAACCGAATGCCTTCGTTTGTTCTTCAAGGTCAGATTCCTTATCATACTCTCTTTCGAACAAAACCATTGTTTCCTATTGAGCCTAAAATATTTGGTTGTACTTGTTTTGTTCGAGATGTTCGTCCTAATTTGTCAAAGTTAGACCCCAAGTCTTTAAAAAGGATGTAAATGTTATTGTCTGAGGCTATTCTCGTGTAAAAAAGGATGTAAATGTTATTGTCCAAGTTTGAATAGATATTTTGTATCTCGAGATGTCACTTTCTTTGAGGATAAGCCTTTCACTACTCCTTTTCCTAGTATGAGTCAGGGGGAGGAAgatgatctttttctttatacTCTCACGTCTCTATCTCCCTCCTCCGATCTGTCTCCTCCACCATTTGCCCCTAGTCGTCCACCTATACCTGAAGTCTACTCTTGTTGGCAATAACCACCAGGTGAATGTTTTGTCCTAAGAGACTCTTTTTTATCAGAACCAAGATCAATGATGAGCTTCCCATTGCCTTCGTAAAGGTAAATGTTCTTGCACTTATCCTATTGCTTCTTGTGTATCTTATGACCAACTATCATCTCCTACATGTTTGTTTGTTAGATCTCTCGACTTTGTCTCGATACGTAAGATTGTTCATGAAGCTTAGTCTCATTCTGAGTGGCGCAATGTGATGATTGCAGAAGTGAATGCCTTAGATGATAATGGTACTTGATATTTAGTATATCTTCCTGCAAGAAAGAAGATTATTGGGTGCAAATGGTGCTTGCAATTAAAGTTAAACCCGACGGATTAATAGCTCTTTAAAAGCATGCCTTGTTGCTAAAGGTTATGTTTAGACGTATGGGGTTGGCTATTTTGATACATTCTCTCCTGTTGCTAAGCTTATTTCTATCAAGTTATTCATTTCTATGACAGCATCTCAAGATTGGTCTTTACATCAACTTAACATTAAAAATGCCTTTCTCCACAGTGATCTTCAGGAGGAAGTATATATGGAGCAATCTTAGGTTTTTTGCTCTTCAGGAGGAAGTATATATCGAGCAATCTTAGGTTTTTTGCTCTGGGGGAGAATGATAAAGTGTTTCTCCTTTGGAAATTCTTGTATGGGTTGAAGCAGAGTCCACATGCATGGTTTGAAAATTTTAGTAAAGCACTTGAGCTGTTTAGGATCAAGAAAAGCAAATAGGATCACTTGGTTTTCTACCGAAGATCTATGAGTGGAATTATTCTACTTGTTGtctatgttgatgatattgTTATAAGCGGCAATGACACAACATGTATATTGTCTCTCAAATCTTTTCTCTAAAGTCAATTTCACATTAAAGATTTGGGAGTGCTGAAGTACTTTTTGGGTATTGAAGTAGTGAGAAGCAAGAGGGGTATTTTTTTGTCACAGAGAAAATATGTGTTTGATGTGCTATCTGAGACAGGAAACTTGGGAGCCAAGCCATGTAGTACTCCAATGATGCATGGTCGACAACTATTAAAAGATGGAGAACCATTTGAGGAACCTAAGAGATATATGAGACTGGTTGGGAAGTTAAATTACCTTACAGTAATACATTGTGAGTCAACTTATGACCTCACCCCCAGTGAAACATTGGGATGCATTGGGATGTAGTACAACAAATTCTATGTTACCTTAAGGCTGCACTTGGACATAGGAACTTATATAAAGATCATGGTCATATGAGCATTGAACGTTTTGTAGATGCTGATTGGGTAGGATCAATAGAAGATAGAACATCAACTTTTGGGTATTGAGTTTTTGTTGGAGGCAATTTGGTTTCATGgaagagtaagaaacaaaacGTAGTTTTGTGATCAAGTGTTGTGTCAGAATACAGAGCAATGACACAATCAATGTGTGAAATAATGTGGTTACATCAACTCTTGATTGGGTTTTAATACTACAATTCTGACTAAGTTGTGGTGTGACAATCAAGTTGTTCTCCTAATTGCATCTAACTCAGGATTTCATAAGCGTACAAAACACATTGAAATTGATTGTCATTTTGTCCGGGGAACATACAAGGTTTGATGTCTATCGAATATGTGAAGACTAGAGAACAATTAGGTTATATTTTACAAAAGTTTTGAATGGAGTTCAAATTGAGTACCTTTGTAACAACTAACAAGCTGGtcataattaatatatattctCCAACTGGAGGAGTGTTATAGGATATAGGTAACTATAGGAGCTTATTAGTCTTTTGTCCTTCATAGTGATTTACTAGTCTTTATTTAGGTTTTCCACGTATGTCTATATATATTGAACTCTATTGTATCGAATAAAGTAAGAGAGTTATTTCATATTTTGCTCTAACTACAACCAATATAATCTATCTTTCAGCATCTCTTAGATTGCAACAAAATTTGATGAGGTTATCTGTCTGGTTCCTTAAATTTAAGTTTATTGCAGTTGAGATTATCGTTCAGTTTCTTCCTATGCTAGTTGTTCGATCTTATGAATTTTATTTACTTTGGAGAATATGTGATTGAATGCCTAAACTTACTTTTATACCCTTTTTTATGAAGCTGCAATGTTTCCTCATTTCCTTCGTGTAATTTAATATACCTGAACAGTATAGTATAGTAACACCCTTCATTATATTTAACTTGAATGGTTTAATTCTTGTTCTCCAATTAAAGTCACTTTCTAAGTTGTTTATGTGTTTTTATTCTACAACATGCCAATTAT
It includes:
- the LOC103492970 gene encoding uncharacterized protein LOC103492970 isoform X2, whose translation is MWASEIYKWISIHARKSCTLEMAAASASLILPINGGNLPPSQYLSFRHSHPSATFSRLGWSRDQDVGRSTHRTRGQAFRISNVIMVDPLEAKRMAAKEMEKIKAKEKFKRRRQIEAINGAWAMIGLTAGLVIEGQTGKGILAQLADYFSILINFFIR